From the Mesotoga prima MesG1.Ag.4.2 genome, the window TATCCAGTTCGACTACGCATAGAGCCTCGTGCCTGAACGGGTCTACTCTTGAAAGAAAGAGATTGCTGATGTTCATATCGCTCGAAGAAATCGCCCCTACAATCTTTGAAAGAGCCCCGGGAATATCTGCGTTCAGTATCACTAGCGAGGGATACTTTCCAGTAACGTCGGTTTCGAAATCATCTATCGCAGTAATCCTTACCGAACCGCCACCAACCGATGCTCCTGTCACTGTCAAGAAGGACTCACCGGAGCTCCCGTTGATCTTAACTGTGTTTGGATGAAAGTCACCCATGTCTTCTTCTTCGAAAGTGAAATAGATGCCCTTGCCTTTTGCTATTTGGAAGGAGTCTCTCAGCATGGGATCTGATTCCTTGATCCCCATTATTCCGCCGACGAGAGCTCTATCTGAACCGTGGCCCCTGAAAGTTGCGAAGAGCGGTGAGTTGAGCACAAATCGCACTTCGTTAGGCGTTTTGGCAAAGAGTGACCGAAAGGCCCTGCCTAACCTTGCCATGCCGGCGGTATGGGAGCTCGACGGCCCCACAATTGCCGGACCAATAATATCTAGCAGCATCTTTCTTCCTCCAATGAAAACGCGGAACCTTACAGGCCCCGCGCTACAATGAGTATCAATTAGAGATTATAGAAGGATTCCCTTCCTCTGAACTCTGCCTGTTCTCCGAGTTCTTCTTCGATTCTCAGAAGCTCGTTATACTTCGCGATTCTGTCTGTCCTTGATGCAGAACCTGTCTTTATCATGCCTGTGTTAGCGGCTACGGCAAGGTGAGAAATAAAAGTATCTTCAGTCTCTCCAGATCTGTGTGAGATTACACAGGTCATTCCGTGCTTTTGCGCATACTCGATCGTGTTGAGAGTCTCAGTGACAGAACCGATCTGGTTGAGCTTGATTAGAATGGAATTGGCCGATTTCTTCTCGATGCCTTTTTTGAGTCTCTTTATATTGGTAACGAAAAGATCGTCTCCAACAATCTGAATAGTGTCTCCAATCTCTCTCGTGAACTTTGCAAAGCTTTCCCAGTCCTCTTCGGCAAATGGGTCTTCAATTGAGATTATTGGGTATCTCTTCGTGAGATTCGAGTAGTATTCGATCAGCTGATCTGGAGTGAGCTCATTCCCGTCGATGTTATAGAGGCCCTTGTCTTCGTTGTAGAATTCGTTCGCTGCACAATCAAGGGCAATCATGATCTCTTCTCCTGCCTTGTAACCGGCCGCGTCTATAGCGTTTATGATGTATTTCAGCGAGGCCTCGTTGTTTTCAAAACTCGGAGCAAATCCGCCTTCGTCACCTACTGCAGTGACGTGACCGCTATCCTTCAAGAGCTTCTTCAGATTATGGAAGACTTCTACTCCAGCTCTAAGGGCGTCCCTAAAATGCTTGAAGCCGGCGGGCACTATCATGAACTCCTGGATATCCAGGTTGTTGTCTGCGTGTTTTCCACCATTTACGATGTTCATAAACGGTACAGGAAGAGCCTTTGCGTTGACTCCGCCTAGATATTTGTACAGCGGTGTATCGATACTATCGGCCGCGGCACGTGCAACTGCCATTGAGACGGCAAGAATTGCATTGGCACCAAGCTTGTCCTTGTTTTCAGTTCCATCAAGCTCAAGAAGGGCCGCATCAAGAGTTATCTGGTCAAAGGCATTCATGCCTATGATCTCAGGAGCGATCACTTCGTTTATATTTTCAACCGCCTTTAGCGTGCCCTTTCCGAGAAATCTCTTCTTATCTCCATCTCTTAGTTCAAGAGCCTCGAACTTCCCGGTTGAAGCTCCTGAAGGGACTATTGCTCTACCATGACCACCGTCGTCAAGCCATACCTCGGCCTCAACTGTTGGGGTCCCCCTTGAATCAAGTACCTCCCTGGCTACTAAATCAACGATTTGAGCGTACATTTCTCCACCTCCAATTAATCAGGTAAAACTACCGTGCCTGTTTTCCCGCCTATTATAGCATCGAACAGGTTACCCTTGTTGAAGAAGTCTATAACTCTAACGGATAATCCATACCTCTGACAAATCGAGAAGGCTTCTATATCCATGATGCCTAATCCCTTCTCGATAGCCTCAGAGAAGGTTGTTCTGTCAATCTTGGTGGCATCTTCATTCGTCTTAGGATCTTTGTCATATACTCCATCAACCTTCGTGCCCTTTATCAAAACATCTGCGCCGATTTCGACTGCCCTCACTGCGGCAGCTGTGTCCGTCGTAAAAAAAGGCAGATATGTCCCGCCGCCAAAAACGACTATCTTTCCCTCATTTAGAGCATCTTCAATGGTATCGTATCTGTGCTCAACTAGAGAAGAAATACCGGCAATCGAGGAGACTGCTATCGTCTCGAAACCGTTCACGCAGAGTGCTTCCTTCAAATAAAGGGCGTTCATAATGGTGCCAAGTATCCCAAGCTCATCGGCTCTTGATCCTCTCATATTCGACAGTTCACGACCCCTTATAAGATTTCCCGCACCGATCACTATTGCAAGTTGAATTTCCTTTTCAATAACCGGGCGGAGTTCTTCGATGAGAAAGGAAGTTCTCTCTGAATCAAATCCTCTCGCGCCTTCTCCGCTCAAAACCTCACCGCTGAGTTTCAAGAGCACTCTCTTATACATAAGCACCTCCGAAAAAAAGGTGAGCACCAGGCTCACCTTTCAGACTCAGTTCTCAGACTCTCCAACTTGCCAGCGGACGAATCTGCTGATTTTAATGTTCTCGCCGGTCTTCGCAATCAGTTCGACAAGGAGATCGTTTATCGTCTTGCCGCTTTCAAAAACGTATTCCTGCTCGATAAGGCAGTTGTCCTTGTAGAAACTCTCGAGCTTGCTTTCAACGATTCTCTCTATTATGTTTGCTGGCTTTCCACTATCTTTCATCTGTTCAGTGTATATTTCCTTCTCTTTATCTATGATCTCCTGAGGCACGTGTTCGCGGGAGATAAATCTAGCTCCCATAGCAGCCAGCTGCAGAGCGATCTTGTGAGCAAGCTCTTTGAATTCTTCCATTCTCGCCACAAAGTCGGTGACACAGTTGAGCTCGAGAAGTACCCCGAGTTTGTCGTTGTGATGAATATAAGAATAAACAAGTCCTTCGGCCGTCTCTCTTCCCGAAACCTTGTCTGCCTTCAGTATCCCCTTCTTCCTGAGATAGTCCTTTGCCTGATCGAAATCTCCATCGGTTTCGACCAACGCCTTTTTACAATCCATCATGCCCGCTTGAGTGGCATCACGGAGTTTCTTTACCATGTCGCTGGTGATATTTGCCATTTTTCATGTCCTCCTCCATTAAAATTCCAAGAAAAATTATAACCCAGTTGTACAGTTAATATTTTCCGTGATGTTAAGTCATTTCCCGAGCTTTCTTCTGAATTCTTCCTGTACGCAAGGCGGAACCCATTTGGAAATGTCTCCCCCAAATGCCGCTATTTCACGGACCATAGAAGAAGAAATGAAAGAGTTGGAAGTGTCTGTCATTAGAAAAAGCGTTTCCAGCTCTTGAAGCATAGCCTTATTGGCGTGAGCCATTTGAAGCTCGAGCTCAAAGTCTGATACGGCTCTGAGACCACGAATTATGATCTTAACATCATTGGCTTTGGCGAAATCAACTAGAAGCCCGCTGTAAGTTATGATAGTAACGTTCTCCAGATGAGACACGCCACACCTTACCATTTCAATTCTCTCTTCATGACTAAAAAAATGTTTCTTGTTTACGTTTTCCATGACGAGCACCAGAACCTCGTCAAAGATTTTGCTGCATCTTTCGACCAAATCTATGTGACCGTATGTTATCGGATCAAAGGAACCTGGATAAACGGCTTTCATTTTATTTGACGCCAACGACTCTTTGCATGTCGGTCAGGCGCCCCTCCTTTCAAAGTCTTCTACTTTAGATTCTCCTTCATCTCATTTGATTCCAAGGGGTTCTGAGCAATTTTATCGCCGTATTCAAGCAGATTCTCGAGAGTCATAGAACCGAGTTCTCTCATCATTGCGTTGTATAGTTTGAACCATACATACTTAACAGTACAATTCGGGTCTTCAAGACACTTTCCGTTCTGCTGAAGACACGGATATGAATTCATAGGTTTATCGAGCTTCAGTATAACGTCTCTCAGTAGTATCTCGTTTGCAGGTCTCGCGAGACAGTATCCACCATACCTGCCTCTTACGGCTTTTATTATCCCCGCCTGTCTCAGTTCACCGAAGATCTTCTCCAGAAAATCTCTCGGAATCTCATTTCCCTGGACGATCTCGACGAGCGAGAGCTTATCCTTTCCTTCGCGGGTCGACTTTGCCATCTTATAAAGTGCTCTCAAAGCGTAACTGCTTTTAAGCGTAAAACCCATTTCTAAGCCTCCTCTGAACCCTCTTCCCCGGTAGACAAAAGAGCGTTCACGAATTCCCTGCTGTCAAAGGGTTTCAAATCATCTTCCTTTTCTCCTACGCCTATATATCTCACCGGTATCCCAAGTTCCTTTACAATAGCGAAAATAATACCACCTTTAGCGGTACCATCAAGCTTCGTCAGTACGATCCCGGTGACATCGACAGCTTCTTTGAATTTTTTGGCCTGTACCAGGCCATTCTGTCCCGTAGTTGCATCAATTACAAGCAATACTTCATTAGGAGCTCCGGGCGATGCTTTGCCGATTACTCTATGTACTTTCTTCAGTTCTTCCATCAGGTTGCTTCGGGTGTGCAATCTGCCTGCCGTGTCGACAATCACTACATCCTTTCCCTTACTTACTGCGTGCCTTACAGCGTCAAAGGCCACTGCTGCGGAATCGGCGCCCTGACCCTGGCTTATGAAGTCAACGTTCGCTCTTTCACTCCATATTCTTAGTTGTTCTACTGCGGCTGCCCTAAAAGTGTCACAGGCAGCGAGAACCACTTTGTTTCCATTGCTCGAGTAGAGTTTGGAAAGCTTGCCTATTGTGGTTGTCTTTCCGGTGCCGTTAACGCCGACCACCGAAACTACGTAAGGTCTCGCTTGTGGCACCTCAAAGGGTATGTCAAGTATCTCGACAAGGACTTCTTTCAGTACCTCAATGGGTTCCTTCCCTTTATCTTTTCTATCTTTCAAAGCTTCGATGACTTCCTCAGCCGTTTCGGAACCCATATCGGACAATATCAGGAGCTCCTCGATTTCTTCAAGTGAGTCAGAATCAAGCGATTCAAAAGAGAGAAGTTTTCTTACCCTCTTGAAGAAGCCTTCTCTGGTCCTCTTCAAACCATCGTTAAGTCTAGAAAAAACTCCCATTATTCGGCCTCCATCTTGCTAACAGGTCTGTAATTAGAGAGCTCTTTCTTGATCTCTTCCAAAAGGGTATCGAATCCATCTACAATACTAACTTCAAGTGGTTTCTTCTCCGTTCTTGGTTTCACTTCGACTATACCTTGGGCAAGCTTCTTGCCGAGCGTTATTCTTACGGGAATCCCTATAAGGTCTGCGTCTTTGAACTTCATTCCGGGAGATATCTCTCTATCGTCGAGGAGAACCTCGAAGCCCGCCTCACTCAAAATATCGTATAGTTGTATGGATTTCTCTGAGACGATAGGATCCTTTATGTTGACCGCAGTTACGATGATGTCGAACGGAGCTACAGCTAGCGGCCAGATGATACCATTTTCATCATGAAGCTGCTCAACTATGGCGCTAATAGTTCTAGACACACCCCAGCCGTAACAGCCCATAATATAATGAATACTATTACCTTTTTCGTCGGTCACGTATCCGTTCATCTTTTCCGAATATTTCGTCCCGAGTTTGAAAATATGTCCTACTTCGATGCCCTTTGCCGATTTCATAGGTGCCCCGCATTTAGGACAGGGATCTCCTTCAGTAACCATTTTGAGATCGTGCCAGGAATCAATTTTGAAGTCGCGTCCGGGAAGAACACCGGAATAATGATACCCCTCTTTCAGTGCACCACAAACCGCGTTTTTCAAACCTTTTATTGTATGATCTGCAATGATTGTGACTTCTTTTGGAAGGCCAATTGGACCGACAAAACCGATCGGAACTCCCAGTAAATCCAGAACCTCCTGAGGGGTTGCCATAACGAGAGTCTGGTCCTCTAGAGCGGCCTTCAGTTTTGATTCGTTCAACTCTTCGTTTCCGCGAATCAGAGCCATATAGTAGCCCTTTCTACCTTTATATATTAGGGACTTCACAATATCCCTCGAGGTCACTTCAAGGAAAGCCGAAACCTCATCTACCGTCCTGGAATTCGGCGTAGGAACTATCTTTAAGTCAGCAACAGCCCCTTCTTGAGATTCTTCTTGCAACAGATACTCTGCTTTTTCATCGGAGGCCGCGTAGCCACAGTCGCAATAGAGCAGAGTGGATTCACCGTAATCGGCTAGAACGTTGAATTCGTGAGACTCATTACCGCCAATGGCCCCGGAATCAGCTTCCACAACGAGAAATTCCAGTCCAATCCTTTGGAGAATCTTACTGTATGCACCGTAGAACTGCTTGTAGGTCTCATCTAATGAGGACCAAGAACCATGAAAACTGTATGCGTCCTTCATAAGAAATTCTCTCGATCTCATGAGTCCGAATCTGGGGCGAATCTCGTCTCTGTATTTCATAGCTATCTGATAAAGCGAAACGGGAAGCTGCTTGTATGAATTAAGCTCGTTTCTTAGAAGATGGGTAATGATCTCTTCATGGGTAGGCCCTAGCGTGAAGAACCGCTCATGCCTATCCTGCATTCTCATCATTTCCGGTCCATAGTCGTCCCATCTGCCAGTCTCGTGCCATAACTCAGCCGGCTGAATGATCGGCATAAGAATTTCTTGAGAACCAATAGCGTTCATCTCCTGACGGACGATATCCTCAATCTTCTTCAGAACACGAAAACCGAGCGGAAGAAAGGAATAGATGCCTGCCGCTACTTTTCTCACAAATCCACCACGAACGAGTAGTTTGATACTTATCAAGTCGGCGTCGGCGGGAGCTTCTTTCAATGTTGGGGCGTAAAGCTGTGAAAACCTCATTAGATCTCTCCTCTCGAAAATAAGCTAATCAGGACTAATTCAGTGAGATTATAGCATAGTTCCAGCAAGCTGTTTGACGTTTTGATATAATGAAGTATATGTCTTATAAGGAGGACGAGCATGAGTATTTCCTTGCTTCAGGAAGAGCTTAGGGACTATGTAGAAAATGTCAAAAGAGCCGCTCGCTTCATAGAAAAGGAAGTCGATTTGCAGCCTAAAGTTGCGGTAATTCTTGGCAGCGGTCTTGGAGACGTGTCGAAGAGCCTTGAAAATGCCGTTTCAATTCCTTACGATGAGATCCCCGGCTTCCCGTTGTCTACCGCTCCGGGTCATAAGGGCGAACTGATTTTCGGAAATGCCCTCCATCATAGTGTAATGCTTATGAATGGTCGCTTCCACTTTTATGAAGGTTACTCAATGAGAACCGTCACCTTTCCCATAAGAATAATGCAGGAACTGGGTGTGGAGGTTCTCCTGATTACAAACGCTTCCGGTGGCCTGAATCCGGACTTTGAAGTAGGTAGAGTCATGCTTATAAGGGATATTATCAATTTCATGGGCGACAACCCTCTAATAGGTCAGAATGTTGACGAATGGGGCCCGCGTTTCCCCGATATGAGCGAGCCAGTCGACAGAGACCTCTTGAGCAAGGCTCTTCTTTCTGCGAAAGAACTTGGAATCGGAGTGTATGAAGGTGTATATGTTGGAGTGGCCGGGCCAAACTTCGAGACTCCAGCAGAGCTGAGAATGCTGCGACGGTTCGGTGCGGATGCCGTGGGTATGTCGACAGTTCCGGAGGTCATCGTTGCCCGGCATGCAGGTATTAGAGTATTGGGACTATCGGCGATTTCCGACAGGGCAGTAGCCGAGGATCTGAAGCCGCTAACTGCCGAAGAAGTTCTGGAAATGGCAAAAAAAGCTGGCAACGATATAAGCAAATTGATACTTAAGACTCTAGAAAAAATATAGGGAGAGCTACACTCTCCCCTTTGGTGGGTGCGGTAGGGATTGAACCTACGGCCTCTTCCTCGTCAAGGAAGCGCTCTTCCACTGAGCTACGCACCCGAACAAGATTGATTCTACCATCGTCTTAAGAGCGTTGTCAAGAACAAGTGAAAATGCTTTGGCTTCCGAAATAATACGTACAGGTTAACGGTATTTTGAAATTGGAGGCTCCATAGATTATAATTGTAGTATCACACTCATCTCTATTTTGAAAGGGGGCAACATTAGTGAGAAAGATTTTACTGGTAACACTTACTGTACTTTTCTTTTCGTTAGTTGCGTTTGCTAGTGACCCAGAAACGTTTGTGAATCTCACTATTGGTGAACCGGAAACTCTCGATCCGCTTCACTCTTATGATACGGCCAGTGGTGAGGTAATATTGAATCTGTATGACAACTTGATTCAGTACGACGGTGAGTCTGTTACTGACTACCTGCCGATGATTTCTACGGAAGTACCTTCTGTGGAGAACGGCCTGATCAATCCAGAGGGAACCGTATACACATTCCCGATAAGGGAAGGGGTCAAGTTCCACACTGGAAACGTTCTTACTCCTGAGGACGTCAAGTATTCGTTCCATAGGTACATTCTTGGTGACCCGTCTGGTGGACCTCAGTGGATGATCATCGAAGCTCTAACCGGTGGCGCTCACGCAAGCGTTGAAAGCTGGTTCGAAGCTTACTCAGGTATGCCATATTCAGAAGCAGTTGATGCCGACAAGAACGTCGTTTCTGAAGAAGCAAGGCAGAAACTGATTTCCTTCTATGAGGAAGTTGTAAGCCCGAAGGTCAAGATAGAGGGAAACAGTGTTGTATTCACTCTTGATGCTCCTTGGGGACCTTTCATGAACACGATAGCTCATTTTGGGTCTTGGGCAGCTATAACTGACTCCAAGTGGGGAATCGAAAATGGAGCATGGGACGGCAAAGCAGACGGCTGGTGGAAGTGGCATGATCTCGAGCCTCAGGAAAGCCCGTACCATAATGCGGAAGCTGGTTCAGGACCATTCAAGCTTGTAGAATGGGATTCTGCTGAACAGAAAGTAATTCTAGAGAGGTTTGACGACTACTGGGCAGGCCCTGCAACGATCAAGAACGTCATGATCTGGGGAATTGACGAATTCTCGACCAGAAAAGCTATATTTGAAGCAGGAGATGCCGATATTGCATACTTTGGATCCTCATATTTGGATCAGGCCGAGGCTCTTGCTGCAGAGGGGAAAGCAGTTGTCACGAAGGGTTATCCGACAGCAAGTATTACTTCCCTTCACTTTAACTGGCTCGTTGCAGAGGGCAGTGAATATCTTGGAAGTGGAAAACTAGACGGGAACGGAGTGCCAAGAGATTTCTTCTCTGATATCCATGTTAGAAGAGGATTCGCTTACTGCTACGACGGCACTACATTCGTAGATGAAGTTCTAAATGGTAATGGCGTACTTGTTCCAACAGATCTTCCCAAAGGCTTCCTAGGATATGACGAAACGCTTCCTCTGCCGGAATTCAATCTCGCAAAGGCTGCTGAAGAGTTCAAGAAGGCCTGGGGTGGAGAAGTCTGGGAAAAGGGCTTTAAGATTCAACTTCTCTACAACACCGGAAATGATGAAAGACAAACAATTGCGGAGATGCTTGCTTACTTTGTGAACTCGATCAATCCGAAGTTCAAGGTTGAGACCCTTGGTGTACAGTGGCCTACATATCTAGCTGCACAAAGGAATGGATTCTTACCTATATTTACCATAGGATGGCTTGCAGACTATCCCGATCCCCATAACTTCATAGCTACTTACTATGCAAGTTACGGTGCATACGCTTCCAGACAGGGAGTTCCTTTCCAGGAATGGGCAGCCGCAAATGTTGATGCCGAAATAAGCGCCGCTGCAGTATCTGTTGATAACGAAGAGCGTATAAAGCTTTATAGAAGCATTCAGGAAAAGGTAATTGATGCTGCAATCGGTATTCCTCTGTATATGCCAACAGGTCTCAACGTTAGAGCACCTTGGGTTGAGGGCTGGTATCCTCATCTTGTAAGGTCTGGATTCTACTATTACCAGCTTTCCAAGAATCAGTAATTGAAATATCCCGTAGAGAGCCGGGTTTTTCTTGCCCGGCTC encodes:
- a CDS encoding proline--tRNA ligase; protein product: MRFSQLYAPTLKEAPADADLISIKLLVRGGFVRKVAAGIYSFLPLGFRVLKKIEDIVRQEMNAIGSQEILMPIIQPAELWHETGRWDDYGPEMMRMQDRHERFFTLGPTHEEIITHLLRNELNSYKQLPVSLYQIAMKYRDEIRPRFGLMRSREFLMKDAYSFHGSWSSLDETYKQFYGAYSKILQRIGLEFLVVEADSGAIGGNESHEFNVLADYGESTLLYCDCGYAASDEKAEYLLQEESQEGAVADLKIVPTPNSRTVDEVSAFLEVTSRDIVKSLIYKGRKGYYMALIRGNEELNESKLKAALEDQTLVMATPQEVLDLLGVPIGFVGPIGLPKEVTIIADHTIKGLKNAVCGALKEGYHYSGVLPGRDFKIDSWHDLKMVTEGDPCPKCGAPMKSAKGIEVGHIFKLGTKYSEKMNGYVTDEKGNSIHYIMGCYGWGVSRTISAIVEQLHDENGIIWPLAVAPFDIIVTAVNIKDPIVSEKSIQLYDILSEAGFEVLLDDREISPGMKFKDADLIGIPVRITLGKKLAQGIVEVKPRTEKKPLEVSIVDGFDTLLEEIKKELSNYRPVSKMEAE
- a CDS encoding uridine monophosphate kinase; translated protein: MYKRVLLKLSGEVLSGEGARGFDSERTSFLIEELRPVIEKEIQLAIVIGAGNLIRGRELSNMRGSRADELGILGTIMNALYLKEALCVNGFETIAVSSIAGISSLVEHRYDTIEDALNEGKIVVFGGGTYLPFFTTDTAAAVRAVEIGADVLIKGTKVDGVYDKDPKTNEDATKIDRTTFSEAIEKGLGIMDIEAFSICQRYGLSVRVIDFFNKGNLFDAIIGGKTGTVVLPD
- the eno gene encoding phosphopyruvate hydratase; protein product: MYAQIVDLVAREVLDSRGTPTVEAEVWLDDGGHGRAIVPSGASTGKFEALELRDGDKKRFLGKGTLKAVENINEVIAPEIIGMNAFDQITLDAALLELDGTENKDKLGANAILAVSMAVARAAADSIDTPLYKYLGGVNAKALPVPFMNIVNGGKHADNNLDIQEFMIVPAGFKHFRDALRAGVEVFHNLKKLLKDSGHVTAVGDEGGFAPSFENNEASLKYIINAIDAAGYKAGEEIMIALDCAANEFYNEDKGLYNIDGNELTPDQLIEYYSNLTKRYPIISIEDPFAEEDWESFAKFTREIGDTIQIVGDDLFVTNIKRLKKGIEKKSANSILIKLNQIGSVTETLNTIEYAQKHGMTCVISHRSGETEDTFISHLAVAANTGMIKTGSASRTDRIAKYNELLRIEEELGEQAEFRGRESFYNL
- the tsf gene encoding translation elongation factor Ts; its protein translation is MANITSDMVKKLRDATQAGMMDCKKALVETDGDFDQAKDYLRKKGILKADKVSGRETAEGLVYSYIHHNDKLGVLLELNCVTDFVARMEEFKELAHKIALQLAAMGARFISREHVPQEIIDKEKEIYTEQMKDSGKPANIIERIVESKLESFYKDNCLIEQEYVFESGKTINDLLVELIAKTGENIKISRFVRWQVGESEN
- the ftsY gene encoding signal recognition particle-docking protein FtsY → MGVFSRLNDGLKRTREGFFKRVRKLLSFESLDSDSLEEIEELLILSDMGSETAEEVIEALKDRKDKGKEPIEVLKEVLVEILDIPFEVPQARPYVVSVVGVNGTGKTTTIGKLSKLYSSNGNKVVLAACDTFRAAAVEQLRIWSERANVDFISQGQGADSAAVAFDAVRHAVSKGKDVVIVDTAGRLHTRSNLMEELKKVHRVIGKASPGAPNEVLLVIDATTGQNGLVQAKKFKEAVDVTGIVLTKLDGTAKGGIIFAIVKELGIPVRYIGVGEKEDDLKPFDSREFVNALLSTGEEGSEEA
- a CDS encoding ABC transporter substrate-binding protein, with amino-acid sequence MRKILLVTLTVLFFSLVAFASDPETFVNLTIGEPETLDPLHSYDTASGEVILNLYDNLIQYDGESVTDYLPMISTEVPSVENGLINPEGTVYTFPIREGVKFHTGNVLTPEDVKYSFHRYILGDPSGGPQWMIIEALTGGAHASVESWFEAYSGMPYSEAVDADKNVVSEEARQKLISFYEEVVSPKVKIEGNSVVFTLDAPWGPFMNTIAHFGSWAAITDSKWGIENGAWDGKADGWWKWHDLEPQESPYHNAEAGSGPFKLVEWDSAEQKVILERFDDYWAGPATIKNVMIWGIDEFSTRKAIFEAGDADIAYFGSSYLDQAEALAAEGKAVVTKGYPTASITSLHFNWLVAEGSEYLGSGKLDGNGVPRDFFSDIHVRRGFAYCYDGTTFVDEVLNGNGVLVPTDLPKGFLGYDETLPLPEFNLAKAAEEFKKAWGGEVWEKGFKIQLLYNTGNDERQTIAEMLAYFVNSINPKFKVETLGVQWPTYLAAQRNGFLPIFTIGWLADYPDPHNFIATYYASYGAYASRQGVPFQEWAAANVDAEISAAAVSVDNEERIKLYRSIQEKVIDAAIGIPLYMPTGLNVRAPWVEGWYPHLVRSGFYYYQLSKNQ
- a CDS encoding RrF2 family transcriptional regulator; translated protein: MGFTLKSSYALRALYKMAKSTREGKDKLSLVEIVQGNEIPRDFLEKIFGELRQAGIIKAVRGRYGGYCLARPANEILLRDVILKLDKPMNSYPCLQQNGKCLEDPNCTVKYVWFKLYNAMMRELGSMTLENLLEYGDKIAQNPLESNEMKENLK
- the sdaAB gene encoding L-serine ammonia-lyase, iron-sulfur-dependent subunit beta, producing the protein MLLDIIGPAIVGPSSSHTAGMARLGRAFRSLFAKTPNEVRFVLNSPLFATFRGHGSDRALVGGIMGIKESDPMLRDSFQIAKGKGIYFTFEEEDMGDFHPNTVKINGSSGESFLTVTGASVGGGSVRITAIDDFETDVTGKYPSLVILNADIPGALSKIVGAISSSDMNISNLFLSRVDPFRHEALCVVELDNEPDEHLLSAIKRLEVVKKVSYLERLDSLV
- a CDS encoding purine-nucleoside phosphorylase; translation: MSISLLQEELRDYVENVKRAARFIEKEVDLQPKVAVILGSGLGDVSKSLENAVSIPYDEIPGFPLSTAPGHKGELIFGNALHHSVMLMNGRFHFYEGYSMRTVTFPIRIMQELGVEVLLITNASGGLNPDFEVGRVMLIRDIINFMGDNPLIGQNVDEWGPRFPDMSEPVDRDLLSKALLSAKELGIGVYEGVYVGVAGPNFETPAELRMLRRFGADAVGMSTVPEVIVARHAGIRVLGLSAISDRAVAEDLKPLTAEEVLEMAKKAGNDISKLILKTLEKI
- the coaD gene encoding pantetheine-phosphate adenylyltransferase — its product is MKAVYPGSFDPITYGHIDLVERCSKIFDEVLVLVMENVNKKHFFSHEERIEMVRCGVSHLENVTIITYSGLLVDFAKANDVKIIIRGLRAVSDFELELQMAHANKAMLQELETLFLMTDTSNSFISSSMVREIAAFGGDISKWVPPCVQEEFRRKLGK